A genomic region of Dunckerocampus dactyliophorus isolate RoL2022-P2 chromosome 8, RoL_Ddac_1.1, whole genome shotgun sequence contains the following coding sequences:
- the polr2j gene encoding DNA-directed RNA polymerase II subunit RPB11-a → MNAPPAFESFLLFDGEKKITITKDTKVPNSCLFTLNKEDHTLGNIIRAQLLKDPQVLFAGYKVPHPLEHKIVIRVQTTPDYSPQEAFTNAITDLISELSLLEERFRVAIKDKQEGIE, encoded by the exons ATGAACGCACCTCCAGCTTTCgagtcatttttgttgtttgatgGTGAGAAGAAGATCACAATCACAAAAGACACCAAAGTCCCTAACTCGTGTCTGTTCACACTGAACAAGGAGGACCACACGCTGGGAAACATCATCCGCGC GCAGCTGCTGAAGGATCCCCAGGTTCTCTTTGCTGGTTATAAAGTTCCTCATCCTCTGGAGCACAAGATAGTCATCCGAGTGCAGACAACACCTGATTACAGTccacag gaaGCCTTCACGAATGCCATCACTGACCTCATCAGTGAGTTGTCTCTGCTGGAGGAGCGCTTCAGGGTGGCCATCAAGGACAAACAAGAAGGCATTGAGTGA